GGGGTCTCCATGATCCCCGGCGCGATGGTGCACACCCGGATGCCGTAACGCGCGAGCTCCCGTGCGATGGGCAGGGTCATGGCGTGCACGCCGCCCTTGGATGCCGAGTAGGCGGGCTGGCCGATCTGGCCGTCGAACGCGGCCACGCTGGCGGTGCTGATGATGACGCCGCGGTCGCCGCTGCCGCCGCGCTCGTCGGCCATCGGCTCGTTCTGCGCCATGACGGCCGCAGCCTGCGAGGTGACGTTGAAGGTGCCGACGAGGTTGATGCGGATGATCCGCTCGAACGCGCCGAGGTCGGCGGGGGTGCCGTCGCGATCGAGCACCTTCGCGGGCGGGGCGATGCCGGCGCAGTTGACGACGACGCGCAGCGGCGCGATGGATTCAGCGGATGCCACGGCTGCGGCCACCTCGTCAGCACTGGTCACGTCGGCCGCGGCGAAGATACCGCCGAGTTCCGCGGCGATCTCCTCGCCGGCCGAATTCGGCAGGTCGACGATGGTGACCTGCGCGCCGGCGGCGGCGAGGCGCCGGGCGGTGGCGAGGCCGAGCCCGCTGGCGCCGCCCGTGACGAGGGCACCCTGTCCCGTGATCTGCATGTGTTCTCCTTCGAACGACGCGCTGCGACGAAAATGCGACTGAGTCTCAGCATACGTGGTTCTGAGTGCCCCACCTGGCGAGGGGGTGACGGAGGGTGGATGCTGAGGGCATGGAACTGCGTCGCAAACGAGCCTACGACAACGCCTCGGACGACGACGGGTTCCGCGTTCTCATCGACCGGCTGTGGCCGCGTGGCGTCTCGAAGGAGCGGGCGGCGATCGATCTGTGGGCCAAGGACATCGCGCCGACCGCCGAGCTGCGCCGCGAATGGCACGCCACCCCGGACGCCTTCGAGGCGCACGCGAAGAGCTACCGCGCGCAGCTCTCGGGCGAGAGCGCCGACGCGTTGCGCGACCTCGTCGACGAGCTGCGCGGCCGTCCCGTGGTCACGCTGGTCTACGCGCTGCACGACACCGAGCACAACCACGCCGTCGTACTCGAGGAGGTCCTGCGCCCGCTGGTGAGGTGAGGCGACACGAGGTGAGGTGAGCCTCGCGCGGTGACGTTACGGATATCCCGAACGGTCTCGACGGCTGCCCCCACTGATTCCACAGGCGAGGCTCCGTAGCGTCGTTTGCATGCAGAACGGTGCGGAGGGTCTGAACGCGGTCGCGCAGTGGGCGGTGGAGCTGATGGAGTGGCTCGGCGCCCCGGGAGCGGGTCTCGCGATCGCTCTGGAGAACCTGTTCCCGCCTCTGCCGAGCGAGATCGTGCTGCCCCTCGCGGGCTTCACCGCGAGCCGCGGGACGTTCGGCCTGTTCGAGGTGCTGCTGTGGACCACGCTCGGCTCGGTCATCGGCGCACTCGCCCTGTACGGGCTGGGCGCATGGCTGGGACGGGCGCGCCTGCGGCGCATCGTCGAGCGGATGCCGTTGATGAACGTCGAGGACGTCGACCGCGCCGAGGCGTGGTTCGCGCGGCACGGGTCGAAGGCGGTGTTCTTCGGCCGGATGATCCCGCTGTTCCGCAGCCTGATCTCGATCCCCGCCGGCATCGAGCGGATGCCGCTGCTGCGCTTCCTGCTGCTGACGACCGCGGGCAGCGCACTGTGGAACACCGTGTTCGTGCTGGCGGGCTTCTTCCTCGGCGAGAACTGGAGCGGGGTCGAGCAGTACGCCGACGTGCTGCAGCTGGCCGTGATCGTCACCTGCGTCGCCGCGGTGGTGCTGTTCGTCGTGCTGCGCGTGCGCCGCATCGTGCGCGAGCGGAGGGCGCCCACCAAGACGCTCTCCGCAGAGCGTCTGAGCGACGAGCGCGTGAGCGACAACGTCTGAACCCGACCGCGAGCGGCTGGCGTTCTACCGCGACCTGTGGAACGCCACCTCCGGATCGCGGGCGGCGCCGGGCCCGGATAGGCTGGGTCGCGGAGTGTCGGGAAGCCTGGTCGACGAAGTCCTGTTCGACGACCCGAAGGCACCTCATGTCCCGCTTCCCGCGCCTGTCCCGCGTCCGTGACATCTTCCCCTCGTCCTCCCGCGCGGAATCGCTGCGCATCGCCGAGATCCTCCGCAAGGAGACCGTCGGCGGCATCCTGCTCGTCGCCCTCGCCGCGGTGGCCATCATCTGGGCGAACTCGCCGTGGGCGGATTCGTACTTCGCGCTGCGCGACCTCGAGGTCGGCTATGAGCCGTGGCACCTGCGCCTGAGCCTCGGCGCCTGGGCGGCCGACGGCCTGCTCGCGATCTTCTTCTTCCTGGTCGGCCTCGAGCTCAAGCGCGAGTTCGTCGCCGGCGACCTGCGTCGCTTCAGCACGGCTGTCATCCCCATCGTGGCCGCGGTCGGTGGTGTGATCGTCCCGGCGCTCATCTACCTCGCGGTCGCCGCCGGAACGCCCGGGGCCGCGCGCGGCTGGGCGATCCCCACCGCGACCGACATCGCGTTCGCCGTCGCGGTGCTCGCCCTGATCGGCTCGCACCTGCCGAGTGCGCTGCGGATCTTCCTGCTGACCCTGGCGGTGGTCGACGACCTCATCGCGATCGCCATCATCGCGATCTTCTACACCGAGTCGATCGACGTACTCCCGCTGGTCGCATCGCTGGCGGTGATCGCCGTCTACGGGCTCATCGCCCAGCGGTTCCGCGAGTTCTTCGGGCTGCATTCCTCCGCCGCCTGGGTCATCCTGCTGCCGATCGGCGGCGTCGCCTGGGCCTTCCTGCACGCCTCCGGCATCCACGCGACGATCGCCGGCGTGCTTCTCGGGTTCACCATCCCGGTGCTGCATCGCCGAGCCGCCCGCGGCGCGGATGCCGGTCCCGGCCTCGCCGAGCTGTTCGAGCACCGGTTCCGGCCGCTCTCGGCGGGCTTCGCCGTGCCGGTCTTCGCGTTCTTCTCGGCCGGGGTGGCGGTCGGTGGCGGCGAGGGCTTCGCGTCGGCGTTCGGCGATCCGGTCGTGCTCGGCATCGTGCTCGCCCTCGTCGTCGGCAAGCCGATCGGCATCACACTCGCCACCTGGATCATCACGCGCGTGCGGCGCATCGACCTCGACCCGAGCCTGCGCTGGATCGACATCACCGGCGTCGGGCTGCTCGCCGGCATCGGGTTCACCGTCTCGCTGCTGGTCGCCGAGCTCAGTTTCGCGGCGGGCAGCGCGCAGCACGATCATGCGAAGGTCGCCGTGCTCACGGCATCCGTCCTCGCGGCCGTGGTCGCGTCGATCCTGCTCGGATCGCGCAACCGCCGGTACCGCCGGGCTGCGCGGGCGCCGCAGGCGCCGCCGGATGCGGAGGGCTGATCAGCTCGGCCCGAGGATGAAGTTCCAGGTGCCGAGGGCGACGGCCTCGGCGAGCGCGACCACCGGGATGAGCGCCGCGAGCACCAGCAGCGCGGTGTCGCCGCGGTCCCAGCGCGAGGGGCGCGCCCAGGTGCGCCTGCCCGTGCCCCCGAAGCCGCGGGCCTCCATGGCGGTCGCCAGTGACGAGGCGCGCCGGATCGCCAGCACGAACAGCGCGAACGCCATCCCGAGCCCCCGGCGGATGCGCCCCTGATCGGCGACGCCGCGGGCGCGCCGCGCCAGGGCGAGGGCGCGCCAGTCGTCGGCGAGCAGCCCGAGCAGCCGCATCCCGGTCAGTGCGCCGATCACGAACCGCGCGGGCAGGTGCGCCCGCTGGGCGAGATCGTCGGCGAGGTCGGTGGGGTCGACGGTGGCGAAGAGGGCGACGGCGGGCAGGCCGATGGCCAGCACGCGCACGGCCGTCGCGGCGGCCAGCGACAGCGAGCCGTCGCTGACGCGCATGAGCAGCCACTCGAAGTGCACGGTGCCGCTCTGCGCGCCGTACAGGGCGATCGTCACGGCGCTGAGCGGCGCCGCGATCCACAGCGGCGCGGTGCGCAGCCAGAACTCGCGCGCGGTCAGTCCGCACAGCAGCAGGATCGGGATCTCGAGCAGCAGCGCGACGGATGCCGAGAGCACGTCGATCGAGAGGATCAGCGGCAGGCTGATCAGCAGCGCCGCGGCGAGCCGGGCCAGCGGGCTGCGGGTCGCGATCGGCCCACTGCGCACGATGCGTGCGTCGGCGGCCAGGGCGGTCACGGTGCCACCTCCGGGGTGCGGGCGTGCGGGATGCCGAAGGCGAGGGTGCGCGCGTGCAGGGCGCGCAGCACCTCGGCATCGTGCGTGACGGCGACGACGGCGGTGCCGGTGTCGCGCAGGCGGGCGATGAGGGCCACGAGCTCGGCCCAGGTGCGGGCGTCCTGCCCGAAGGTGGGCTCGTCGAGCACCAGCATCCGGGGTCTGGTGGCGAGCGCCGCGGCGACCGTCAGCCGACGCTTCTCGCCGCCCGAGAGCGTGTAGGGGTTCGCCTGCGCGAGACGGTCGAGCCGCAGCCGGTGCAGCAGCTCGTCGACTCGCTCGGCGATCTCGCCCTCGCCGAGCCCCAGCGCGCGCGGCCCGATCTCGAGCTCGTCGCGCACGGTGCGGGCGAGCAGCTGGTGCTCGGGGCTCTGCAGCACGGTGCCGATGCGGGTCAGCAGTGCGCGCGACGACCAGGCGTGCGGGTCGTGCGCGGCGCTCGCGTCGCGGCGGCGCCGACGCGCGACGGCGGCGCTGGACGCGAGAGCGTCGGATGCGATGACCAGGCCGCCCTCGGCGGGGATGAGCCCCGCGAGGGTGAGGCTGAGGGTCGACTTGCCGGCGCCGTTCGGCCCGACGATGCCGAGCACCTCCCCCGCGCGCACCTGCAGGTCGAACGGTCCGGCGACGCGGGTGCCCGGGGTGCGCGAGACGATCAGGCCGTCGGTGCGGACCAGCGTCTCTCCCGGCGCCCGGGCCGGTGGCGGCGGGACGGCGGGCGGATGCTCGGGCACCCACACCCCGGATGCCGCGAGCTCGGCACCGCGCGCATGCAGCACCTGTTCGGGAGTGCCGTCGGCGAGCACGACCGTGCTGTCGCCCTCGGCGCCCAGCACGATGACGCGCTGGACGAGCGGCAGCCATACGTCGATGCGGTGCTCGATCACGACCAGGGTCGCGCCGGTGGCATCCAGTGCCCGCCCGACGGCGTCGCGCACCTCGGCGACGCCGTCGGGATCGAGGTTCGCGGTGGGCTCGTCGAGCAGAATCGCCCCTGGCCGCATGGCCAGCACGCCCGCGAGCGCGAGCCGCTGCTTCTGCCCGCCCGACAGCGCCGAGGTCGGCCGGTCGAGCGCGACGTCGAGGCCCACGGCATCCAGTGCCTGTCCTACCCGCTGCCAGATCTCCTCGCGCGGGACGCCGAGATTCTCGCAGCCGAAGGCGACGTCGTCGCCGACGCGCGCCAGCATCGTCTGGGTGTCGGGGTCCTGCAGCACCATGCCGACCCGGCCCCGCACCGACGAGGCCGGAAGGCCGTCGACGAGCAGCGCCCCGGCTTCCTCACCCTCGTCGGCGCCGCCGAGCACGCCGCCGAAACCCTGCAGCAGGGTGGACTTGCCCGAGCCGGATGCTCCCAGCAGCAGCACCCGCTCTCCGGGCTCGATGCGCAGCGAGACCTCACGCAGTGCCCAGCGCAGCCGGGTCGCGTAGCGCCAGCCCCAGCCGCGCGCCTCGAGCGCGGCCGCGACGGTGCTCACACCCGTGCGTTCGCCGTCCGACCGGCGGCGAACCGGCTCAGCGCGCCGGTGGCGGCGAGCCCCTTGACGAGCAGCCAGGCGCCGAGTCCGGCGATCACTGCGCCCGAGATGGTGGTGGAGGCGATGTACACCGAGGTGAACAGGGTGTCGGCGCCCGCGTACCAGAGGATGCGGTCGTTGATGCCGCAGGCCAGGCCCGCGGCGGCACCGGCGAGCACAGCCACCGGCAGGCGCCATACGCCGTACAGGAAGATCAGGAAGATCAGCTCGGCGCCCAGGCCCTGCACGAGGCCGGAGACGATGGTCAGCGGGCCCCAGACGTTGCCCACCAGCGCCGAGATGATCGCGGCGACCAGCTCGGTGTAGATCGCGGCCCCCGGCTTGCGGATGATCAGCCCGCCCAGCACGCCGGCGATCAGCCAGGGACCGGCCAGCAGTCCCTGCAGGCCGGGCAGCAGCGGCGAGAGCAGTGCGCTCGGCGCCTCGTAGCCGACGTTCCACAGCAGGAACAGCACGGCGCAGGCGACCGCGATGACGCTGGCGACGACGATGTCGACGACCCGCCAGCGCAGGTTGCGGCCTGCGGCCGCCGGGGTGGTGGTGGACGTGGATGCAGACGTGCTCATAGGAACTCCTCCCTGCGCCGGCATGACCCGGATCAGGTTCGACGGTCGAAGCGCGGTTCGCTTCCTCTCAGCCCGGCACGCCGGACTCCCGTGGTTATGCCCTCGATCTTAGCCGTCCGGATGGATGCCGGGGCGGCGTTGTGACGGCGCATGCACAGGGTGATTGGGTACCGTTGATCGGGTGACTGTCTCCCCCGACTCCACGCGCGACTCCACGCGCCCGCTCACGCGCCGTTCGCTGCGTGAGCGCACGCGTGCACGCAACGCGACGCCGCCTGCGGCCGAGGAGACACCGGAGAGCGGCGCGGACGCGGCAACGATTCGTGTCGCAGAGCCGGTTCCCGCCGTGACGGCATCCAGCGGGGATACTGACGCTGTGAATGTCATCGATCGGACTCCCGAGCCGGTTGAGCCGGACGAGCCGGAGCCCGAGTTCCTGCGCGAGCCCGCGACGGTGCCGGGCGGCGTGCCCGCGGTGGTGCCCGCGGTGGTGCCGGCGGCTGAGCCGGTCCCCGCGACGAACGCGATGCCCGACGCGGGGCCGGTGCGCGCGTGGGCCGATGACAAGCATCCGACGACCGCGCTGACGTGGTTGGACCCGCGGACCATCGGCTCGGATGCCGCCCCCGAGCCGCAGCCGGCACCCGACCTGTTCGCCGGTGCGCACCTGAGCCGGGGATGGCGACGACCGCGGGCACTCGTCCCGGCGGGGATCCTCACCGCCGTGGGCGTCGCGTACGTGGCATCCACGCTGCTGTGGCCGCTGAGTGAGGTCGCTCCGGTGGTCACCGCCGAGCAGATCGCGATCGAGCCGGCCCCGGCCGCTACGGCGACGTGGCCGGAGAACGGCAGCGCGGCCGTGTCCGTGCAGGGCATCGCCCCGCTGTCATCGACCCCGGAACGCGACGAGATCGCGAGCATCACGAAGGTCGCCTCGACGCTGATGGTGCTCGACGCCATGCCGCTGAAGGTGGGCGAGCAGGGGCCGAGCTTCGAGTTCACGCGGGAGGATTCGCGCGAGTACTGGCGCTACCGGTGGTCCGACCAGTCGGCGCTGGACGTGCCGGTGGGCGGCAGCCTGACGGAGTACCAGATGCTTCAGGGCGTGCTGCTCGGCTCGGCGAACAACTACATCGACCGGCTCGCGGAGGAGATCTGGGGCTCGGATCGTGCCTTCGCCGAGGCCGCCGCGACCTGGCTGAGCGACCACGGCATCGAGGGCGTCTCGCTCGTGAACCCGTCCGGTTTCGACCGCGACAACGTGGCCACT
This is a stretch of genomic DNA from Microbacterium sp. YJN-G. It encodes these proteins:
- a CDS encoding DedA family protein; its protein translation is MQNGAEGLNAVAQWAVELMEWLGAPGAGLAIALENLFPPLPSEIVLPLAGFTASRGTFGLFEVLLWTTLGSVIGALALYGLGAWLGRARLRRIVERMPLMNVEDVDRAEAWFARHGSKAVFFGRMIPLFRSLISIPAGIERMPLLRFLLLTTAGSALWNTVFVLAGFFLGENWSGVEQYADVLQLAVIVTCVAAVVLFVVLRVRRIVRERRAPTKTLSAERLSDERVSDNV
- the nhaA gene encoding Na+/H+ antiporter NhaA yields the protein MSRFPRLSRVRDIFPSSSRAESLRIAEILRKETVGGILLVALAAVAIIWANSPWADSYFALRDLEVGYEPWHLRLSLGAWAADGLLAIFFFLVGLELKREFVAGDLRRFSTAVIPIVAAVGGVIVPALIYLAVAAGTPGAARGWAIPTATDIAFAVAVLALIGSHLPSALRIFLLTLAVVDDLIAIAIIAIFYTESIDVLPLVASLAVIAVYGLIAQRFREFFGLHSSAAWVILLPIGGVAWAFLHASGIHATIAGVLLGFTIPVLHRRAARGADAGPGLAELFEHRFRPLSAGFAVPVFAFFSAGVAVGGGEGFASAFGDPVVLGIVLALVVGKPIGITLATWIITRVRRIDLDPSLRWIDITGVGLLAGIGFTVSLLVAELSFAAGSAQHDHAKVAVLTASVLAAVVASILLGSRNRRYRRAARAPQAPPDAEG
- a CDS encoding D-alanyl-D-alanine carboxypeptidase family protein: MTVSPDSTRDSTRPLTRRSLRERTRARNATPPAAEETPESGADAATIRVAEPVPAVTASSGDTDAVNVIDRTPEPVEPDEPEPEFLREPATVPGGVPAVVPAVVPAAEPVPATNAMPDAGPVRAWADDKHPTTALTWLDPRTIGSDAAPEPQPAPDLFAGAHLSRGWRRPRALVPAGILTAVGVAYVASTLLWPLSEVAPVVTAEQIAIEPAPAATATWPENGSAAVSVQGIAPLSSTPERDEIASITKVASTLMVLDAMPLKVGEQGPSFEFTREDSREYWRYRWSDQSALDVPVGGSLTEYQMLQGVLLGSANNYIDRLAEEIWGSDRAFAEAAATWLSDHGIEGVSLVNPSGFDRDNVATPAGAIRLAEVAMKNPVFAEIVATRSAEIPGVGTVTNTNKMLDDAGVVGVKTGTLSHWNLLTAKDVPVGDTTVRVYAAVLGQDSNDDRLAVTRQLLAGVEASLAEQPVSVPKGTVVGQVATVWGDRVEVVTDADTKVVLWNGASATAVTELDLGDRTAAGAEVGTLTAKGPVDTAQTSVSLAEEISAPSPWWRLTHPLELFGLDNG
- a CDS encoding ABC transporter ATP-binding protein, which translates into the protein MSTVAAALEARGWGWRYATRLRWALREVSLRIEPGERVLLLGASGSGKSTLLQGFGGVLGGADEGEEAGALLVDGLPASSVRGRVGMVLQDPDTQTMLARVGDDVAFGCENLGVPREEIWQRVGQALDAVGLDVALDRPTSALSGGQKQRLALAGVLAMRPGAILLDEPTANLDPDGVAEVRDAVGRALDATGATLVVIEHRIDVWLPLVQRVIVLGAEGDSTVVLADGTPEQVLHARGAELAASGVWVPEHPPAVPPPPARAPGETLVRTDGLIVSRTPGTRVAGPFDLQVRAGEVLGIVGPNGAGKSTLSLTLAGLIPAEGGLVIASDALASSAAVARRRRRDASAAHDPHAWSSRALLTRIGTVLQSPEHQLLARTVRDELEIGPRALGLGEGEIAERVDELLHRLRLDRLAQANPYTLSGGEKRRLTVAAALATRPRMLVLDEPTFGQDARTWAELVALIARLRDTGTAVVAVTHDAEVLRALHARTLAFGIPHARTPEVAP
- a CDS encoding SDR family NAD(P)-dependent oxidoreductase yields the protein MQITGQGALVTGGASGLGLATARRLAAAGAQVTIVDLPNSAGEEIAAELGGIFAAADVTSADEVAAAVASAESIAPLRVVVNCAGIAPPAKVLDRDGTPADLGAFERIIRINLVGTFNVTSQAAAVMAQNEPMADERGGSGDRGVIISTASVAAFDGQIGQPAYSASKGGVHAMTLPIARELARYGIRVCTIAPGIMETPMLAGLPQAAQDSLGEQVPYPSRLGRPEEYAALVEHIVANGYLNGETIRLDGAIRMAPK
- a CDS encoding energy-coupling factor transporter transmembrane component T family protein, whose translation is MTALAADARIVRSGPIATRSPLARLAAALLISLPLILSIDVLSASVALLLEIPILLLCGLTAREFWLRTAPLWIAAPLSAVTIALYGAQSGTVHFEWLLMRVSDGSLSLAAATAVRVLAIGLPAVALFATVDPTDLADDLAQRAHLPARFVIGALTGMRLLGLLADDWRALALARRARGVADQGRIRRGLGMAFALFVLAIRRASSLATAMEARGFGGTGRRTWARPSRWDRGDTALLVLAALIPVVALAEAVALGTWNFILGPS
- a CDS encoding ECF transporter S component codes for the protein MSTSASTSTTTPAAAGRNLRWRVVDIVVASVIAVACAVLFLLWNVGYEAPSALLSPLLPGLQGLLAGPWLIAGVLGGLIIRKPGAAIYTELVAAIISALVGNVWGPLTIVSGLVQGLGAELIFLIFLYGVWRLPVAVLAGAAAGLACGINDRILWYAGADTLFTSVYIASTTISGAVIAGLGAWLLVKGLAATGALSRFAAGRTANARV
- a CDS encoding DUF488 domain-containing protein yields the protein MELRRKRAYDNASDDDGFRVLIDRLWPRGVSKERAAIDLWAKDIAPTAELRREWHATPDAFEAHAKSYRAQLSGESADALRDLVDELRGRPVVTLVYALHDTEHNHAVVLEEVLRPLVR